From a region of the Lactuca sativa cultivar Salinas chromosome 4, Lsat_Salinas_v11, whole genome shotgun sequence genome:
- the LOC111915827 gene encoding protein PLANT CADMIUM RESISTANCE 2 — MQYSSNMPPPEYATGVPAHPIITPGQWSTGLCDCGKDVPNCCLTCWCPCISFGRIAEVVDKGTTSCGVSGALYSILCLFTGCECVYSFMYRSKLRQQYMLPEQPCNDCLLHCFCECCALCQEYRELKYRGFEPSLGWQGNLASHNQGIVMPPIGPGEMKR; from the exons ATGCAGTACTCTTCCAACATGCCACCACCGGAATATGCCACCGGCGTTCCAGCTCACCCCATCATCACCCCCGGCCAATGGTCCACCGGCCTTTGTGATTGCGGAAAAGATGTCCCTAACT GTTGCTTAACGTGTTGGTGTCCGTGTATTTCTTTCGGACGAATCGCAGAAGTTGTTGACAAGGGAACTACAT CTTGTGGTGTTAGCGGGGCTCTTTATTCGATACTTTGCCTATTTACTGGATGTGAATGCGTATATTCTTTTATGTATCGTTCAAAATTAAGACAACAGTACATGTTGCCTGAGCAACCCTGCAATGATTGTCTTCTCCATTGTTTCTGTGAGTGTTGTGCTCTTTGCCAAGAGTATCGTGAGCTCAAGTATCGTGGATTTGAACCATCTCTTG GATGGCAAGGAAATCTAGCAAGTCATAATCAAGGAATCGTGATGCCACCAATTGGTCCTGGAGAAATGAAACGTTAA